The sequence ttgcaagAAAATACCCACAACATTTTCATCAACTAGGGGGGTCAGTTTGACATCAACTTCATTTGGTAAAAATATAAGGTTTATGGgtaaaaaacacagcaaaaaatagCTGTTACATCATAAGCCTTATTTACAAAAACTGTTTACAAACGTTTTTGGCTGTACAGCTGAAAGCCAGATACTAATGTAAGATGTAGAAGATGGAGGtaacagtttaaaaatagtgtgcaaaaaatacattcttaTAGAAAATAGACAGTGAGGAGGGGagacacaaacatacacagaAAATCTGCTTGCAAAGAACCCGAGGCTAAGTTTTCACAACAGAATATTACAACTACGTCTGTATTTATCCCCCGCAACCTACAGTCTTTCTCCGTCgggggtgctgctgcttcatTAAGGATTAAGGCATCACCATCACAGCCAGCACACCTCTCTGTCAGTCCCTGCAGCCAAGCTCCCGGCCCGGGCGCTCTCATGAGCAGGCATTCTGCTCTATGTACATCTTGGACAAGGACACCGCCATAGACTTGGCCAGCTCCTCATCCCGCCTGCGCTGTACCTGAGTCTGTCTGCACCACGCCTCGTACTCTGGGTTGGGGCACACGCGGTCCAGCACAGCATCGTAGTGCCCATTGCTAAGCCAGCTCAGCCAGATACTGGGCCGTGTCGGGTCCTCGGGCCCCAGGTAGTGAACCATGGTGGAAACGGTGGGGCTCTCGGGCCGGCCGCCCGTCGTCAGGTGGATGTTCACGTTCAGCATCTGTCCCATGGCCAGCAGCTCCGGGTAGCCGGCCCAGGCCCCGTCCTGGGCGGCGCCGATGAGGAACTCTCCCACGTCGCCCTCGATGATGGGGTTGAAGTGGTCCAGGTGGTCGGCGATGTAGTGCACGGTCTGCTCGCGGAGCTCGCCGTGCAGCCGCTGGTCCCCGTACACCGCCTTGCAGACGGCGCGGTACAGGCAGTTCCCGTCGGGGATTATGTGGAAGCGGAACCGGCCCTTCTGCCGCAGGTACTTGTCCTGCTTCTCCACCTCGGCCAGGTACAGCGCCAGCTTCTCGCTGCGCTCCGCTCTGCCGCCGGGCCCCCGCCGCACGtcgggccccgccgccgcctcctcctcctcgccgtgcgcggcggggccgccgggcTGCGCGGAGCCCCCGCTCCGCTCGGCGGGGCCGCAGCCGGGGACCAGCCCGGGCTGGGCTCCGGCGGCCGCCGCCTGCAGCGCCTGGCAGTGCTCGCTGAGCCGCAGGCTGCGGTTGCTGGGCTCCTCGGCGGCGGCCTCGCCGTCGCCCCCGGCCTGCCGCACGCTCTCCAGGATGCCCTCCAGCCAGGCGCGGCTGCGCGGCGAGCCCGGCACCAGTTCTCCGGCGGCCTCGGCGCGCTGCACGATGCGGATGGGCACGATGCGCTCCAGCGGCCGCCGGCGGCTGACGGTGACCTGCGCGCAGGAGCTGAACTGCGGGCCGCCCGCCGgccgcccggccgggcccgccgcGGGGCCGCTCGGCATCACCTCCAGGCAGGACGAGAAGGCGGGCATGGCggcggcgctgctgctgctgccccccgCGGGAACGAAGCTGTCCTTGCCGGAGCTCTCGGCAGCCGCGTTCGGGCCCGCGGCGTCGGCGGCGCTCGGTGCCTCCGCGGTGGAGGGTCCCGGCGACAAGGAGACCTTAAAGACGGCGGCGGAGCTCGGCGAGGCCGCGGCGGCTGCTGCGGTGGCGGCCGCCGGGTAGTGGGTGATCACGGAGCTGTAGAGCTGCATCCTCGGCTCCCCGCGGGCGGCGCTTTATAGGCGGCGCCGCCGTCGGAGCTGGGgcggggagcagcagagggggcCGCGCTGGGGCTGCCGAGGAGGATGAACCGCCCGGGTAAAAATAAACAAGGGCATCACCGCCtgccccgccccggccgggccccgcggccGCAGCAATTCCGACTGCGCCACCGGGCCGGCCCCCCCGCGGCTCCGGCCCTTCTGGAAGCTGCGGGAGCGCGGGAGGGGGGCGGGGCTGCCCGGGACGTCAGCGAGCGCCGCCCCTGCCCGGCCTGCGTGCGCTCGGTGCCACGGTCACGGTCCCCAACGGCAGCTCGGGCACGGATAACGTTCATTGTATCCACTCGGGCTTGGACAgtcccaggcagtgccactccGGGAAATGCAGAGCATGCATACACAGGTGTGTGAGATAAACCAGCACATCTTAACAGGAGACACGCAGGTGAAATACGGGTCCCATCAAGATCATTGATAATTGGTTTATTAGTGCCGGTAGCACTTTAAAATTAAGCCATGTCTTCTAGCCTTAGCTGCGGTATAAACAAAGTCATAAAGCCTTTTCCCAAGGATGATGAGATCTGTACACTCTTTGTTTTGATTGTGTTCTGACAGGCACGCTGACCAAGAAGCACCAGTTTGCACTATGATCAAATGCTAATACAGTCAGTGCtaacaaaatgggaaaaaaggtaTTGACATATGGAAGTTCAAAGTGATACTTAAAAACAGTTCTGGATTCCATCCCACAGCCTCAAGTATCTTCAGGAAAGTGTTAGTAATCCAAACAGATTGTagaactttaaaaacaaacagaaaaacaaacaaacagaaaaccctTTCTTTGGATATTCTGAAaagtttcttttcctcattccatttacattaattaaaaagaataagagGATCAGCTGCAATATACTGCAAtgtccaaaataattttctttggaGCCTTGGTTGTGTTTTGTATCAATGTTTAGGGATATGCTTCCTATCTTCAGTCTCTGCAGTTAATTCCAGGGCTGCCAGTAACACAATATGGAATTTCATTCTCTTTACATGGAAAACATATTAGAACTCACTCAGCTAAATTGCATGTTGGAGAAAAAATGCTCAATTCCTTCATACAAAGTAAGTGGATATTTACAGGAAAAGTTTTCACATACATCTTTTTTATTCTGGATAAAACACAGCACTTTATTGAATGCAATATTGGGAGCCTTTTAATAAAGATTTACAGACTAAATACATATCCAAAAATTTTGCCTTCGAAGATGAAATGTAAGAAGTATATGAGATATGAATCAAAGTCCAAATGTCCTCAGTTACCTGACAGAGCCAGCCAGAAAGCTGATATCTTTAGAACAAATGGTGATGGGCCTTATCCAGGAGCATGTCTGGCAGCCTGTTAGAGTGGGATAAGATATTACAACTGCTCTGAAATTACAGAGTGACTCCTGTATTTCAGAATGTTCAGaactttgttttaaatatagTTTGTGAGCCCAGTCAGTGAGTCTTTATTTCTGGACTAATCATTACTTAGAGAGGAAAATATATTGACCAAATCACAATAAATTGAAATCTTTCTTCCTTGAAATGGAGGCTTGGAGCAAAGGAAAGATTCCCATCTAGTTTTATTTCTTAGTCAGAACTTGACAATGTCTATTTCCAAGTTAACAtgtatatgtttatatatataatgataGGAGAATTCATGTAAAACTACTGGAAATTGCCCCTTCCAAGTGGGTTAAAAATATACCAGTTGTTCTTCATTGTGTGTTTGgtcatttataaaaatatatcatgTATATTACTTAATGCTCATCATTTAATGCTTTTgctactttttttgtttttcagaaaagctATCTGTAGTTTGGTTTAATGAATGTTCTGTCTGGTAATAAATGTCAGAGCTGAGTACAGGATGGTGGTTTAAAGTCTTCAATAGTCTGGTaacagagaggggagggagaggcagcTCTTTCTCTTAGAGAACAGTAAATGGATGCAGCAGAATAAGAGCACTTCTGGCAGGAGCAAGTGCTGCATTTTGAATGATCAGTACTgcaaatttctttcttctaggATGTTATAAAAACTCCTGCTAATGACTGTTCTGCCTCTCCAAAACCATAGGTTATTTGGAACAGTGGTACATTAATGGATGGGCAGCTGTTTAATTCTGATTGTTGGTTACAATGAGGTATGACTTGAAGTTTGTGGTGCTTCATTTGAGGagagaaacagatttttgtATGCCCAAATTACCCTTGTATTCTGATGCTCTAATGTAGCATATTCTGGATAAGAAAACTTGTTTATCTGAACAGAAATCCAAGGAATATCCTGAAACACATGTTAAATAGGCCAGCAGGTTTTTATAATGGTAGCAGATAGATTGtgctatttttcactttttgctTATAAGTAGATATAATGTCTTTCCTAAATGTTCAGTTAAAATGCACATAATAAGCTTACTAATAACATTAAAATACAATCAAGATCTGTTGCTAGGAAACTGAGAGACAAAACAAACATTGTAACCACTGTCTTGATGTTAATAGTATACTACTTTTGATGTCTTTATTATGTCCTGTGTGAAGTAAATGGAAAGAGAAGCTCACCTTGGTGTTTTACCTGTGTTGTTATTAAATCCTGACAATGTAATGCAACAGCATTTTTCATAAGTGAGCAGCCAGAGTTAGTCACACGTACTTGGCCTGAGGGGAATCCAGTCTTTTGGATGACCAGTGACAAAAATCCCATTGAGCCTCTGCCACACAAGCGTCTCATGGTCGGCCTTCAACTCTCAAACTAGGAAGGAATCAGCACTTTCTAAAGGTCATTTTGTTAGATATCTGACAGGTTTTAACAATAACATCCTAAACCATGGTCTATACCAGGgaggaatcatagaatggcctggATTGGAAGGAATCTCAAAGATCATCTCGCTCCTGATCACCTTCTGCTAGACCAGGCTGTTAAaactccatccaacctggccttgaacacttccatggaGGGACATCCACTACCACCACGTGCAGGACCTGGAATGATCAAGTGCTATGAGTGCAATTCTGGTGAAATagaaatttcagagaaaaatttgAAAGCCTTTAATGCAATAGTCTATAAAAGCCAGAGGCACTGGTTCTGCTGCCTTTAGTGCCTTTTACTACCAGAATATTGGcctttaaaatttctttcagcTACATATATAACTGCTGTTAATTCCAAGGAAAAActaaattttgctttattatGACCCAGCTAAAACACAACCCATGTATGGATTACTTCCAGAATACTCCTGTATTTCCAACTTTGTCCACTTTTTCCTATAGGTTGTGGCCTCACAAGCACTAGGGGTGTTTGGAAAGTGAGGAGAGCACACTATGGATATGGCCTTCACTGTTTTCCACAGAGTAATATTCCTGAGCTTCTGATTCACTCATTACAGGGTAATGTCCAGTCCTTTGCTCTTACAGAATAGATCTCAAAACAAGCTCTGCAGTAATAAAGCATAAACATCTCCTGTGGTTAAAGTTTCTCTTGACATTACTGTTATCACTGGTTACCCTGCACATTCCAGGAATACTTTAGATTGTTTAGAAGGCAAACCACAATCACAAAAACAGCTGTGGAACAACAGTGGTATTCACTGACGTAAAATGAAATGCATGAGAGTAGAACTAATTTTAACTTTAATGTGTAGTAGATACATGATTGACATAGAAGAAACAAATTCATTACATCACCAGGAACATTTGCTAGTGAAGAAAGAAGTTGGCTAAAATGATGTAGTAAAATGCACTAAATAAGCATTTCCattgcttcttttttgttttgtttttgtttctgctgacaTGACAGCCCTTCAGATAAAGATATTTCTgactaaaatatttaatgaattaATAACTTTTTGTATGTAACTTGAAGATGAAGTGTTGAATTTATACTAATAATCTGAACTGGTATACCAAGGAAAAAATCTGTAATATattagaaaatagaaaaatatatcaAGAAACTTCCAATACAAGGAAGAAATGCGTATACACTTCAACTAGAAGGAACATATTGACAAAATATCAATTTCATCCTCTTGTTGCCTGCAGATTATCATATCATCATATCATATCAATCATTTCTTTCATAAAATTACCAGTTACAAGTAACTTATTTGGGGTATGGTCATAAAGCTGTCACAAGGGAACAGAACTGCCAAACCAACAAATTCTGCCCTTTCCTGTTCCCAGTGTCCTTTTTCTACTCCTGGTGCCACCTGCTTTGTGATGGCCTAAGTGTTAGTATTAACTAAAGTACCTAGTGCATTTCACCCTAAATGCTAAcataaaaaggaggaaaactgtATCCACACTTCCACTGAGGTGTGAAAATGTTGCATTAAACAAGAGCTATGTTTCAGAGAGCTTTGCCTCACAATTTGTTGTTCAGCTTCTgcatatattaaaattttattcatgGTATGGGTGCACCAGGCATTGGAGATGCAAGCAGTGCTGTGACATCATGTGGCAGGAGTTTGTGGAAAAAGGGCTGTTGGTGATAAATATAGACATTTGCTCATGTCTCAAGGGCTCAGTTGGTATCCCAGTTGATAAGTGAGTCTCTAAATGTGAGCGATGACGCAGATCAGGCCTCACATTTCTGCTCAGAAGTGTGGATGGCACTTGCAGTGATCATTGTGCACAGGGCCTTAAGATgataccaggaaaaaaaaaggggggggggtgggaATCAACAATGCtgtttcctctggaaaaaaaatgttaataatgTGGTAATAATGTTAATAATGTTACATAGACAAATTTTGTATGTAAATTTGTATGTAGATTTTCTAAACATCATAATGTGTATGATGTTTAGAAAGGTTATCTTCTCTATTTTTATAAACCTGATGAGATATAAAAGTGTTCACAATGTCTACTTTTTTGTCAGTTACAGGAAATCACTCACCTTCTCTCCCTTTCATGTTGGTTAATGGCAATTTGGGGTTGAGGAAAGTAGATACTTTGGCTAAGACTAAGAACAGAACACAGTTCTGACAAGGACAGACTGTGAAGGAGGTAGGGGAAATGGGCAATACAGAAATACCAGAAGCAGGAAATCACCACTCACAA comes from Zonotrichia leucophrys gambelii isolate GWCS_2022_RI chromosome 2, RI_Zleu_2.0, whole genome shotgun sequence and encodes:
- the OTUD1 gene encoding OTU domain-containing protein 1, which produces MQLYSSVITHYPAAATAAAAAASPSSAAVFKVSLSPGPSTAEAPSAADAAGPNAAAESSGKDSFVPAGGSSSSAAAMPAFSSCLEVMPSGPAAGPAGRPAGGPQFSSCAQVTVSRRRPLERIVPIRIVQRAEAAGELVPGSPRSRAWLEGILESVRQAGGDGEAAAEEPSNRSLRLSEHCQALQAAAAGAQPGLVPGCGPAERSGGSAQPGGPAAHGEEEEAAAGPDVRRGPGGRAERSEKLALYLAEVEKQDKYLRQKGRFRFHIIPDGNCLYRAVCKAVYGDQRLHGELREQTVHYIADHLDHFNPIIEGDVGEFLIGAAQDGAWAGYPELLAMGQMLNVNIHLTTGGRPESPTVSTMVHYLGPEDPTRPSIWLSWLSNGHYDAVLDRVCPNPEYEAWCRQTQVQRRRDEELAKSMAVSLSKMYIEQNACS